From a region of the Listeria monocytogenes ATCC 19117 genome:
- a CDS encoding PTS sugar transporter subunit IIA, producing the protein MDLVQFLKKGMVWVQSDIEKQEDLFQMVAESGKSEGYVTDDFLTRLTDREQTFPTGLKLDGYGVALPHTDPECVTEQFIAVITVKDGIPFKLMEDAGQTVEANLIFVLGLNEPHSQLAVLQQLMGTIQDKDNVAALLRAKDEDEVKQILETITV; encoded by the coding sequence ATGGATTTAGTACAATTTTTGAAAAAAGGAATGGTTTGGGTTCAATCGGATATCGAGAAACAAGAGGACCTATTCCAAATGGTCGCAGAAAGTGGAAAGTCTGAAGGATATGTAACGGATGACTTTTTAACAAGACTAACAGACCGTGAACAAACCTTTCCAACGGGGCTAAAATTAGATGGATACGGCGTGGCATTACCGCACACGGATCCAGAATGCGTTACGGAACAATTTATCGCCGTAATCACTGTGAAAGATGGCATTCCATTTAAATTAATGGAAGATGCTGGTCAAACGGTTGAAGCGAATTTGATTTTCGTACTCGGACTAAATGAACCTCACAGCCAGCTCGCGGTACTTCAGCAATTGATGGGGACGATTCAGGATAAAGACAATGTAGCCGCATTACTCAGAGCGAAAGATGAAGACGAAGTAAAACAAATTTTAGAAACTATTACCGTTTAA
- a CDS encoding PTS galactitol transporter subunit IIC — MDTLLSGVQYVLNLGPTVILPIMIFFIALIFRVPAKKALRSAITIGIGFVGINLVISLLSSNLGPAAQQMVERFGLNLTIIDAGWPAAAAASWASPVAAILIPICLVVNLALIFFKVTKTLDIDIWNYWHFIAAGATGYIVTGGNWWFAILCAIIYEVAVLWMADRTQPMVEEFYGLKGISLPTGSTAAFGFIGIPVGWLIAKIPGIKNIHVDPETIQKRFGIFGEPMMMGLILGIAIGILAGYDVGAVAQLGMSMGAVMFLMPRMVKILMEGLIPISESAREFMKSRFKGRELYIGLDAALSIGHPANISTGLILVPITLFLAVIIPGNKVLPFGDLATIPFYVSFVVASRKGNILHSVLAGTVVIALALLMATDFGLVHTEMMKGVYEFPKGATQVSTLDMGGNFFNWVILKFSQAWAAIF; from the coding sequence ATGGATACACTTCTGTCAGGAGTACAGTATGTTTTAAACTTGGGGCCTACAGTTATTTTGCCTATTATGATTTTCTTTATTGCATTAATTTTCCGAGTACCAGCAAAGAAAGCGCTTCGTTCAGCGATTACGATTGGTATCGGGTTTGTAGGTATTAACCTTGTTATTAGTTTACTATCTAGTAACTTAGGTCCGGCAGCGCAACAAATGGTTGAGCGTTTTGGACTGAATTTAACAATTATTGATGCAGGTTGGCCAGCAGCAGCCGCGGCTTCATGGGCTTCTCCAGTTGCAGCAATTTTAATTCCAATCTGTTTGGTAGTTAACTTAGCACTTATTTTCTTCAAAGTTACGAAAACACTTGATATTGATATTTGGAACTACTGGCACTTCATCGCAGCAGGTGCAACTGGTTATATCGTAACTGGTGGTAACTGGTGGTTCGCGATTCTTTGTGCGATCATCTATGAAGTTGCTGTTCTTTGGATGGCAGACAGAACACAACCTATGGTAGAAGAATTTTACGGATTAAAAGGGATCTCCTTACCAACAGGTTCTACAGCAGCATTCGGTTTCATCGGTATTCCGGTTGGTTGGCTAATCGCTAAAATCCCTGGTATTAAAAACATCCATGTTGACCCAGAAACTATTCAAAAACGTTTTGGTATTTTCGGGGAACCAATGATGATGGGTCTTATTCTAGGTATTGCAATCGGTATTCTTGCAGGCTATGACGTTGGCGCAGTTGCACAACTTGGTATGTCCATGGGTGCGGTAATGTTCTTAATGCCTCGTATGGTTAAAATTTTAATGGAAGGTTTAATTCCAATTTCAGAATCCGCTCGTGAATTCATGAAATCTCGTTTCAAAGGCCGCGAACTTTATATCGGGCTTGATGCAGCACTTTCAATCGGTCACCCAGCGAATATTTCTACTGGTTTAATCCTTGTTCCAATCACTCTTTTCTTAGCTGTTATCATTCCTGGTAACAAAGTACTTCCTTTTGGTGACTTGGCAACTATTCCATTCTACGTATCATTCGTAGTAGCATCTCGTAAAGGTAACATTCTTCACTCTGTTTTAGCTGGAACTGTAGTTATTGCACTAGCGCTTCTTATGGCAACTGACTTCGGTCTTGTTCATACAGAAATGATGAAAGGTGTATACGAATTCCCTAAAGGAGCAACACAAGTTAGTACACTTGATATGGGTGGTAACTTCTTTAACTGGGTTATTCTTAAATTCTCTCAAGCTTGGGCAGCTATTTTCTAA
- a CDS encoding helix-turn-helix domain-containing protein has product MAKLETFYPIVATPKRAGYKEYLPSAVLTGYIRCFWEADDKNFPGNNLVVPDLCADIIFTIDSKTGLVTDAIFVGVSDAPFESDDESNTELFAVRFYAWSLFLFVEQDLTGSMNRVKEPEEMFAGFVSFFQERFAEMTTNMERIALLEEFLLRKLMMLGKQVHPDFLNGIDKLLQNPNQLALGAVSVRQLERLFQKHMGLAPKQTAKLIRFQKVLQALYENPSVPGAELAYLHGFTDQAHLIKQFKRYSNHTPEEMKQIFLQNVANIQ; this is encoded by the coding sequence ATGGCAAAGCTAGAAACGTTTTATCCCATTGTAGCTACACCAAAGCGTGCTGGCTATAAAGAATATCTACCGAGTGCGGTTCTTACAGGCTATATTCGCTGTTTTTGGGAGGCAGATGATAAGAATTTCCCGGGAAATAATTTAGTGGTTCCTGATTTATGTGCGGATATTATTTTTACAATTGATAGTAAAACAGGGCTAGTGACGGATGCTATATTTGTTGGCGTTAGTGATGCACCGTTTGAGTCTGACGATGAAAGTAATACCGAGCTTTTTGCCGTGCGATTTTATGCGTGGTCGTTATTTTTATTTGTCGAACAGGACTTGACTGGTAGCATGAATCGGGTAAAAGAGCCGGAAGAGATGTTTGCTGGATTTGTTTCGTTTTTTCAAGAGAGGTTTGCTGAAATGACGACGAACATGGAAAGAATAGCTTTATTAGAAGAATTTTTACTGCGAAAATTAATGATGCTTGGCAAGCAAGTCCATCCTGATTTTTTAAACGGTATTGATAAGTTACTACAAAATCCCAATCAACTTGCGTTAGGAGCTGTATCTGTTCGGCAGTTAGAACGGCTATTTCAAAAACACATGGGACTTGCACCAAAACAGACAGCAAAACTTATTCGTTTCCAAAAAGTATTACAGGCATTATATGAGAATCCAAGTGTGCCGGGCGCTGAGCTTGCTTATCTTCATGGTTTTACGGACCAGGCTCACTTAATTAAACAATTTAAACGATATAGTAATCACACCCCAGAAGAAATGAAGCAAATTTTTCTGCAAAATGTCGCAAATATACAATGA
- a CDS encoding VOC family protein: MINEFVCTNISTQDPAALVAFYHEKLGIPIVFEGYDNYDGAKLGFSEKAPGIIVWNNSKWGEASESKVEFVFSCDTNLDEMYRELQTAGVETPEPRVAEWGGRELNLLDPDGNKIMILEPAQ, translated from the coding sequence ATGATTAATGAATTTGTTTGTACAAATATTTCCACGCAAGATCCGGCGGCGTTGGTTGCGTTTTATCACGAAAAATTGGGAATTCCGATAGTATTCGAAGGGTACGACAATTATGACGGAGCGAAATTAGGTTTTTCTGAAAAGGCTCCCGGGATTATTGTTTGGAATAATAGCAAATGGGGCGAAGCAAGCGAATCTAAAGTGGAGTTTGTTTTCTCGTGTGATACTAATTTGGATGAGATGTACCGGGAACTTCAAACAGCGGGAGTGGAGACACCAGAACCTCGTGTGGCTGAGTGGGGCGGACGTGAACTGAATTTACTTGACCCAGATGGCAATAAGATTATGATTTTGGAGCCCGCACAATGA
- the rpiB gene encoding ribose 5-phosphate isomerase B yields MTVSKVAIASDHGGIELRKSIISYLESVGISYEEFGPEAPESVDYPGLAITVSEKVVNQEVDRGILVCGTGIGMSIAANKVKGIRCALVGDTFSAHATREHNDTNVLALGARVIGPGLAEDIVKIWLETAYEGGRHANRVGQITAYEDSHA; encoded by the coding sequence ATGACAGTTAGTAAAGTTGCCATTGCTTCAGACCATGGCGGAATTGAATTACGAAAAAGTATTATTTCTTATCTTGAAAGTGTTGGAATTAGTTATGAAGAATTTGGCCCCGAAGCACCAGAATCAGTGGATTATCCGGGACTAGCGATTACCGTTAGTGAAAAAGTTGTTAACCAAGAAGTTGACCGCGGCATTTTAGTTTGTGGTACGGGTATTGGTATGAGTATTGCAGCTAATAAAGTAAAAGGCATTCGTTGCGCGCTTGTTGGCGATACATTTAGCGCTCACGCCACGCGCGAACATAATGATACAAATGTCCTTGCGCTTGGAGCGAGAGTCATAGGCCCAGGGCTAGCAGAAGACATTGTCAAAATTTGGCTAGAAACAGCGTATGAAGGTGGCCGACACGCAAATCGTGTAGGACAAATCACCGCTTACGAAGATAGCCACGCTTAA
- a CDS encoding BglG family transcription antiterminator, whose protein sequence is MYLDERSNSLLKELLRHPDTSSTNLQAKFGLTRRQVDYSFQKINNWLEEQTYPKIHRAANGRFIVEPDLFQIIGEEDGEKTDWYIPSEKERASLIILMLTTGSEELSLNHFISELEVSKNTVLRDLKLVQKTLEKFNLEVKYSRMRGYLIDGDEWNQRTALIYAAEHIIESFGGEEYLQDFMQVDEARIKELREKLEQVEHHLNLHFIDNKMQILPYILEAVFRRMKKGQTITTSFLIDYNELSDTREYGAAEIFIEEEPNMPEAERMYITLQLLTSNVLPKQYLKSEETHKLRLALEQVLSEFEKKACIQLVDKESLLEKLFAHIKPAYYRIKYHLTTDYSILDKIDQEFQAVHYIVKESLAPLERFIGSKVPENESIFITLFIGGHLIESTEKLQTRLKAVVVCPNGLSISRLMEKTLRSLFPEIFFYQAMSIREFEQTKLGYDIVFSAVPLSTDKKFFLINQLMDGKERLELRRRVMRAVYLVDEVNISVDQLMKTISKFADIKDAARLEKVLADYLMPVPEENTSKHEGKSTLADLLEVTRITRKKSVKDWHEAIYHAALPLLSAGVVEPAYVEEMKRQYPAPIMNIILRNTIAIPHAETEKGVNSLGMSLLYLEEGLPLEGGKELHFIVVIAAIDKNAHFTALLQLMELSENKKELKKLADAANTEEMHQIIKNFTDLETKKTM, encoded by the coding sequence ATGTATTTGGATGAGAGAAGTAATTCACTTTTAAAAGAACTCTTACGACATCCTGACACATCGAGTACGAACTTACAAGCAAAATTCGGTTTAACTCGAAGACAAGTCGACTATAGTTTCCAAAAAATTAATAATTGGCTAGAAGAACAGACTTACCCGAAGATTCATCGTGCCGCAAATGGTCGATTTATCGTAGAACCTGACCTGTTTCAAATCATTGGTGAGGAAGATGGCGAAAAAACAGATTGGTACATCCCGTCAGAAAAGGAACGCGCTAGTCTAATCATCCTCATGTTAACAACAGGAAGTGAAGAGTTATCCCTTAATCACTTTATAAGCGAGCTGGAGGTGAGCAAGAACACCGTATTACGAGACTTGAAGCTGGTACAAAAGACACTTGAAAAATTCAACCTTGAAGTTAAATATTCGCGGATGCGTGGCTATTTAATTGACGGAGACGAGTGGAATCAGCGGACGGCACTCATTTATGCGGCAGAACACATCATAGAAAGTTTTGGCGGCGAAGAGTATTTACAGGATTTCATGCAAGTGGACGAAGCGAGAATTAAAGAGCTTCGGGAAAAATTGGAACAAGTTGAGCATCATCTGAATTTGCATTTTATTGACAATAAAATGCAAATACTGCCTTACATTTTAGAAGCTGTTTTTCGGCGGATGAAGAAAGGGCAAACAATTACGACATCTTTCCTGATTGACTACAATGAATTGTCAGATACTCGGGAATACGGAGCAGCAGAGATTTTTATTGAAGAAGAGCCGAATATGCCAGAAGCAGAGCGAATGTACATCACATTACAACTTTTAACTTCCAATGTACTTCCGAAACAATATTTGAAATCGGAGGAAACGCACAAGTTAAGACTGGCGCTGGAACAAGTTCTAAGCGAATTTGAGAAAAAGGCTTGTATTCAACTAGTAGACAAAGAATCGTTACTTGAAAAATTATTTGCACACATTAAACCTGCGTATTATCGAATTAAGTATCATCTTACAACAGATTACAGCATTTTAGACAAGATTGATCAAGAATTCCAAGCCGTGCATTACATCGTGAAAGAGTCGTTAGCACCATTAGAACGTTTTATTGGTAGCAAAGTTCCTGAAAATGAAAGTATATTTATTACCCTTTTCATTGGAGGGCATTTAATCGAATCCACAGAGAAATTACAAACGAGACTAAAAGCAGTTGTGGTTTGTCCGAACGGATTGTCGATTTCGAGATTGATGGAAAAAACATTACGAAGCCTTTTTCCGGAAATATTTTTCTATCAAGCGATGTCGATTCGAGAATTTGAACAAACAAAGTTAGGTTATGACATTGTATTTTCCGCAGTGCCACTTTCGACCGACAAGAAATTTTTCCTTATCAACCAACTGATGGATGGGAAAGAACGCCTGGAGCTTAGACGCCGGGTGATGCGAGCGGTTTACTTAGTGGATGAGGTGAATATCAGCGTCGATCAATTAATGAAAACTATTTCCAAATTTGCTGATATTAAAGATGCTGCCCGTCTTGAAAAAGTGCTAGCAGATTATTTAATGCCAGTTCCAGAAGAAAACACATCCAAACACGAAGGCAAAAGCACACTCGCAGATCTACTCGAAGTAACGCGAATCACACGTAAGAAATCAGTGAAAGATTGGCATGAGGCAATTTATCATGCGGCTTTACCGTTACTTTCGGCGGGAGTGGTGGAACCAGCCTACGTGGAAGAAATGAAACGGCAATATCCGGCACCGATTATGAACATCATTCTCCGTAATACAATAGCTATCCCTCATGCTGAAACGGAAAAAGGAGTAAATAGCCTCGGAATGAGCTTGCTTTATCTAGAAGAAGGCCTGCCACTTGAAGGCGGTAAAGAGCTACATTTTATCGTTGTCATTGCAGCCATAGATAAAAACGCTCACTTCACAGCTTTACTACAATTGATGGAATTATCGGAGAACAAAAAAGAACTGAAAAAACTTGCGGATGCTGCGAACACAGAAGAAATGCACCAAATAATTAAAAACTTCACGGACTTGGAAACAAAAAAGACAATGTAG
- a CDS encoding PTS sugar transporter subunit IIB, with amino-acid sequence MGQFKILVACGAGIATSTVVTDRVERLVKENNVDAEVKQIKISEAASMQDGADLIVSTTILPTTYKIPAIIATSYITGMGMEELDEEILAHLK; translated from the coding sequence ATGGGACAATTTAAAATTTTGGTAGCTTGTGGAGCAGGAATTGCAACATCAACAGTAGTAACGGACAGAGTAGAACGTTTGGTAAAAGAAAACAACGTGGACGCAGAAGTAAAACAAATTAAAATTTCAGAAGCAGCATCTATGCAAGACGGAGCGGATTTAATCGTATCAACAACTATTTTACCAACAACTTACAAAATCCCAGCGATTATTGCAACTTCTTACATCACTGGTATGGGTATGGAAGAATTAGACGAAGAAATACTTGCGCACCTTAAATAA
- a CDS encoding Y-family DNA polymerase produces the protein MHRAVIFCASILNRFFASVECVKRRLNPLEAYLVVMSNADRAGGLVLAATPKMKQEHHIKTGSRMYELPTWDKRIIIAPPRMKLYLKVNAMIQAIFRRYVPAEFIHVYSIDECFLDITGSHLLFGSTEEIVRKIQCDILEELRLYVTVGIGDNPLLAKLALDNVAKNRDDGIAEWRYEDVPETIWKIRHLDDVCGIGRRTAVRLQKMGIFNMYQLSQTPPQVLKNAMGVVGEQLYYHAHGIDYSLLNEKYVPVSKSYGKSQILEKDYHVPAEVEIVIREMVEEVAMRLRQNHVDTAVIHLSIGYSKYSIKKGFSHQAKIPPTSSSHALIPYFLQLFRRYDEREPVRSIAISCGKITLKTGLQLNLFEDATRTLNHEQLEITVDKIRSRYGFKSLMHASSLLNGATGLKRSEMVGGHKG, from the coding sequence GTGCACCGCGCCGTGATATTTTGTGCATCGATATTAAATCGTTTTTTCGCCTCAGTTGAATGTGTCAAACGTCGGCTGAATCCACTTGAAGCATATTTAGTAGTAATGAGTAACGCCGACCGGGCTGGCGGGCTTGTTTTAGCTGCCACTCCAAAAATGAAACAAGAACATCACATCAAAACCGGCTCAAGAATGTATGAACTGCCCACCTGGGATAAACGAATTATTATCGCACCCCCACGAATGAAACTTTATCTAAAAGTAAATGCGATGATTCAAGCCATTTTTAGACGTTATGTTCCCGCTGAGTTTATTCATGTTTATAGTATTGATGAATGTTTTTTAGATATCACCGGATCGCATTTGTTATTCGGTAGCACGGAAGAAATTGTTCGCAAAATCCAGTGTGATATTTTAGAAGAATTGCGGCTATACGTTACAGTTGGAATCGGCGACAACCCTCTTCTTGCCAAACTCGCGCTCGATAATGTGGCTAAAAACCGGGATGACGGCATTGCTGAATGGCGCTATGAAGACGTTCCCGAGACTATTTGGAAAATCAGACATTTGGATGATGTGTGCGGAATTGGGCGTCGGACTGCTGTTCGCCTGCAAAAAATGGGAATCTTTAATATGTATCAACTAAGCCAAACGCCGCCACAAGTGTTAAAAAACGCAATGGGTGTAGTCGGAGAGCAACTTTATTATCATGCTCACGGCATCGATTATAGTCTTTTAAATGAAAAATATGTTCCAGTTAGTAAAAGCTACGGAAAAAGCCAAATTCTTGAAAAAGACTATCATGTGCCGGCCGAAGTAGAGATTGTCATCCGCGAAATGGTTGAGGAAGTAGCAATGCGTTTACGCCAAAATCATGTGGATACTGCTGTTATTCATCTAAGTATCGGCTACAGTAAATACAGCATAAAAAAAGGATTCAGCCATCAAGCTAAAATCCCTCCTACTAGTAGTAGTCATGCGCTTATTCCTTATTTCCTGCAACTATTTAGACGTTACGATGAACGCGAACCTGTGCGCTCCATTGCTATTTCATGCGGTAAGATTACTTTGAAAACAGGGTTGCAGCTCAATTTATTTGAGGATGCTACTCGAACTTTAAATCATGAGCAGTTAGAAATAACTGTCGACAAAATCCGGTCGCGTTATGGTTTTAAATCACTTATGCATGCAAGCAGTTTATTAAATGGAGCGACTGGCTTAAAACGGTCTGAAATGGTTGGTGGTCACAAAGGTTAA
- a CDS encoding response regulator: MNSKRLVLIVEDEEGISNFISAVLTASDYSVIKAVNGKEALEQTASHSPDVVLLDLGLPDVEGLDVLRDIRVWSKVPIIVVSARDHEREKVTALDLGADDYITKPFGTSELLARIRTALRHIQPSSKEAPNDHIIRIQDLYIDDDRRLVKMGDKEIHFTPIEYKILLLLARHAGKVLTHDFIIREIWGPYPSENQALRVNMSNIRRKIEQNPAEPAYILTEVGVGYRMAEE; the protein is encoded by the coding sequence ATGAACAGCAAACGACTTGTGCTAATTGTGGAAGATGAAGAGGGTATCAGTAATTTTATTTCAGCTGTTTTGACTGCGAGTGATTACTCGGTGATTAAAGCAGTGAATGGAAAAGAAGCGCTAGAGCAGACAGCAAGCCATTCGCCAGATGTTGTGCTACTCGACCTAGGTTTGCCCGATGTAGAAGGACTAGACGTGCTCCGTGATATTCGTGTTTGGTCAAAAGTGCCGATTATTGTTGTATCCGCGCGCGATCACGAACGAGAGAAAGTGACGGCACTTGACCTTGGTGCAGATGATTATATTACGAAACCATTCGGCACATCGGAACTACTGGCGCGGATTCGAACTGCCCTAAGACACATTCAACCAAGCAGCAAAGAAGCGCCAAATGATCATATTATTCGCATTCAAGACCTGTATATTGATGACGACCGCCGACTTGTCAAAATGGGCGATAAGGAAATTCATTTTACGCCAATTGAATATAAAATTTTGCTTCTATTAGCTCGCCACGCCGGAAAAGTCCTTACGCATGATTTTATTATTCGCGAAATTTGGGGACCTTATCCAAGTGAAAACCAAGCACTTCGGGTCAATATGAGTAATATCCGACGTAAAATTGAACAAAATCCGGCAGAACCTGCATACATTTTGACAGAAGTTGGGGTTGGATACCGGATGGCAGAAGAATAA
- a CDS encoding putative ABC transporter permease: protein MDINMFILYFFIYSVLGWAWEEIFCSISEKKLVYRGFLYGPYCPIYGFGVTTVLMMILPFQNNLWALFIFSMIICTVIEYVTATILEALFHTTWWDYHNWPLNVKGRICLPISIFWGFACIIVVRFLHPLVTEFADWILSWGGWIIPALIVVLMLIDTIKSVTSMLSFQKALAEFNEKLTAQANELKASVKERAKEFEEGLLKKQENVDMKIAEIEAKRKQDKELAASMRKLKFNERRMLKSFPKMKVKRAAPFKNFNKSILRVDKQKRK, encoded by the coding sequence ATGGATATTAATATGTTTATCCTATACTTCTTCATTTATTCTGTTCTTGGATGGGCTTGGGAGGAAATTTTTTGCTCGATTTCAGAGAAGAAGTTAGTGTATCGTGGTTTTCTTTATGGACCATATTGTCCCATTTACGGGTTTGGGGTAACGACAGTTTTAATGATGATTTTACCGTTTCAAAATAACTTATGGGCCTTATTTATTTTTTCGATGATTATTTGTACGGTGATTGAATATGTTACCGCAACGATTTTAGAAGCATTATTCCATACAACATGGTGGGATTATCACAATTGGCCACTCAATGTAAAAGGACGAATTTGCTTGCCGATTTCGATTTTTTGGGGATTTGCTTGTATTATCGTTGTACGCTTCTTGCACCCACTTGTCACCGAATTTGCAGATTGGATTTTAAGCTGGGGTGGCTGGATTATTCCTGCACTCATCGTGGTTCTGATGCTTATTGATACGATTAAATCTGTCACAAGTATGCTATCATTCCAAAAAGCACTTGCCGAATTTAATGAAAAACTAACTGCCCAAGCAAATGAACTAAAAGCAAGCGTAAAAGAACGGGCGAAAGAATTTGAAGAAGGACTTTTGAAGAAACAAGAAAATGTTGATATGAAAATTGCTGAAATAGAAGCAAAACGTAAGCAAGACAAAGAACTTGCTGCCAGCATGCGCAAACTTAAATTTAATGAACGACGAATGTTAAAATCGTTCCCGAAAATGAAAGTGAAACGCGCGGCGCCATTTAAGAATTTCAACAAAAGTATACTCAGAGTCGATAAACAAAAAAGAAAATAG
- a CDS encoding MmcQ/YjbR family DNA-binding protein: MSDEFAWIQKEISGLKGVQYSFKEEWGAERYHVLDQLMAMRGTNKEGQPILTLKCDAEKSEQLRAENRAIVPGYYMNKRVWISVLLEEERDKDLIRALIQHAYSEAKNKLPKYKQAELFD, translated from the coding sequence ATGAGCGATGAATTTGCTTGGATACAGAAGGAAATCAGTGGTCTTAAAGGAGTCCAGTATTCGTTTAAAGAAGAATGGGGAGCGGAGCGCTATCACGTTTTGGATCAGCTAATGGCAATGCGCGGAACGAATAAAGAAGGGCAGCCGATTTTAACCTTGAAGTGCGATGCCGAAAAAAGTGAGCAACTTCGCGCAGAAAATCGAGCCATCGTTCCCGGTTATTACATGAATAAACGAGTTTGGATTTCTGTTTTATTGGAAGAAGAACGAGATAAAGACTTGATTCGCGCATTAATTCAGCATGCGTACTCAGAAGCGAAGAATAAGTTGCCAAAATATAAACAAGCGGAACTTTTTGACTAA
- a CDS encoding universal stress protein codes for MSAYKRILVGVDGSNEAEAALRRAVQFAKMDGATLGIGFVADVRRIAPLIDYEQTYAKKAKAYGEELVEMYKKEAEKAGVSHVETFVHFGTPKTTFNKKITRNFEPDLILVGATGLSATEQFILGSVSEYTAAHAPCDVIIVHAKPWRNRKTVEKL; via the coding sequence ATGTCTGCTTACAAACGGATTCTTGTTGGTGTAGATGGATCAAATGAAGCGGAAGCCGCGCTAAGACGAGCTGTTCAATTTGCCAAAATGGATGGCGCTACGCTTGGTATTGGCTTTGTCGCGGATGTGCGCCGGATTGCACCATTAATCGATTATGAACAAACCTATGCCAAAAAAGCCAAAGCTTACGGAGAAGAATTAGTTGAAATGTACAAAAAAGAAGCTGAAAAAGCTGGTGTCTCGCATGTAGAAACTTTTGTTCACTTTGGTACGCCAAAAACTACCTTCAATAAAAAAATAACGCGGAATTTCGAGCCTGATTTAATTTTAGTTGGTGCAACTGGACTTTCAGCAACAGAGCAATTTATTCTTGGTAGTGTGTCTGAATATACGGCCGCTCATGCACCTTGCGACGTTATTATTGTTCACGCAAAACCTTGGCGCAACAGAAAGACTGTCGAAAAACTCTAA
- a CDS encoding alpha/beta fold hydrolase, with product MHKTIRSVDVYYEKYGEGIPIIMIHGFGPDSQLMIGCMEPVFDKESPFSRIYVDLPGMGKTENYDSIQNADHVLTLLLEFIEAVIPGEQFVLAGESYGGYLARGIAAKMPDRVLGVLLICPVIYPEKERRTLPEQKVMYQDDTFVRSLSKEDRAYFSKSGVILTARNWNRFLAEVMAGMINADGEFLDRLSANYALSFDPDEKAQFDVPALFLFGRQDDHVGYADGLTLLEKYPHASIAILDFAGHNLQIEQPKIFTTMVEDFLLRVKPE from the coding sequence ATGCATAAAACAATCCGTAGCGTAGACGTTTATTATGAAAAATATGGTGAAGGAATACCGATAATAATGATTCATGGTTTTGGTCCTGATTCGCAGCTGATGATTGGTTGCATGGAGCCAGTCTTTGATAAGGAAAGTCCATTTTCACGCATTTATGTGGATTTGCCTGGAATGGGAAAAACCGAGAATTACGATTCAATCCAAAATGCTGACCATGTACTCACCCTTTTACTAGAATTTATTGAAGCGGTAATTCCGGGCGAGCAATTCGTACTCGCCGGAGAATCATATGGTGGTTATTTAGCCCGCGGAATCGCAGCGAAAATGCCAGATAGAGTACTTGGAGTCTTACTTATTTGCCCAGTCATCTATCCTGAAAAAGAAAGAAGAACGCTACCTGAACAAAAAGTCATGTACCAAGATGATACGTTTGTACGGTCGCTATCCAAAGAAGACCGAGCGTACTTTTCAAAAAGTGGCGTTATTTTAACAGCAAGAAACTGGAATCGTTTCTTGGCGGAAGTGATGGCGGGAATGATTAATGCAGATGGAGAATTTTTAGACCGATTATCTGCGAATTATGCGCTGAGCTTTGATCCAGACGAAAAAGCGCAATTCGATGTGCCGGCATTATTCTTATTTGGGCGTCAAGATGATCATGTGGGATACGCAGACGGGCTTACATTGCTTGAAAAATATCCACATGCGTCGATTGCTATCCTTGATTTTGCAGGACATAATTTACAAATCGAACAACCAAAAATATTTACAACAATGGTAGAGGATTTCTTATTGCGCGTGAAACCAGAATAA